A window from Agelaius phoeniceus isolate bAgePho1 chromosome 13, bAgePho1.hap1, whole genome shotgun sequence encodes these proteins:
- the RNF111 gene encoding E3 ubiquitin-protein ligase Arkadia isoform X3, which produces MSKWTPECNIVYTLKADMKSEVPSDAPKRQESLKGILLNPEPIGEAKSFTAEVEMIASKVGNEFSHLCGDSQKQKDMNGNHTDQEKGIVVRKKRKSQQAGPSYTQNCPDKENKGILGLRQHLETQSEDNDSSFSDCISSPSSSLHFGDSDTVTSDEEKDAPVRHPQAVLNTPSRTHSARSQKWPRTEADSVPGLLMKRPCFHNSSLRRLPYRKRAVKTSSSQRTQNQKERILMQRKKREVLARRKYALLPSSSSSSENDLSTESSSSSSTEGEEDLFVSPGENHQNSTAVPSGSIDEDVVVIEASSTPQVTANEEINVTSTDSEVEIVTVGENYRSRSALGHARSHWAAGSSSHAARPPEQRSRSRVSTVIQPLRQNAAEVVDLTVDEDEPTVVPTTSARVEPQAVSSASTTSSSTSTSEQASDAAPNVSSSQPSAAPETTPSLPSGSTAGTSTGDEIRRAASNSTLETGPPAMPRLPSCCPQHSPCGGPSQTHHALGHPHSSCFQQHGHHFQHHHHHHHNPHPAVPLSPSFSDSSCPVERPPPVPAPCGASSSSGTTYHEQQALPVDLSSSGIRSHGSGAFHGTSAFDPCCPGSSSRTALYGHQAGAGPSQALPIDGYGSGIVAQPQPQPPPQASLSSCRHYMHSPYASLTRPLHHQASACPHSHGNPPPQPQPPPQVDYVIPHPVHPFHPSISSHASSHPVPPPPPTHPLANAAAPIPQHLPATHQPISHHIPATAPPAQRLHPHEVIQRMEVQRRRMMQHPTRAHERPPPHPHRMHPNYGHGHHIHVPQTMSSHPRQAPERSAWELGIEAGVTAATYPPGPLHPHLAHYHAPPRLHHLQIGALPLMVPDMAGYPHIRYISSGLDGTSFRGPFRGNFEELIHLEERLGNVNRGATQGTIERCTYPHKYKKRKLHCKQDGEEGTEEDTEEKCTICLSILEEGEDVRRLPCMHLFHQVCVDQWLITNKKCPICRVDIEAQLPSES; this is translated from the exons ATGTCTAAATGGACTCCTGAATGTAATATAGTTTATACTCTAAAAGCGGATATGAAGAGTGAAGTTCCTTCTGATGCACCAAAGAGACAGGAGAGTCTGAAGGGGATCCTCTTGAACCCTGAGCCTATTGGGGAGGCCAAAAGCTTCACTGCAGAAGTTGAGATGATTGCCAGTAAAGTAGGGAATGAGTTCTCTCACTTGTGTGGTGATTCTCAAAAGCAAAAGGACATGAATGGCAACCATACAGACCAAGAGAAAGGTATTGTGGTGCGAAAAAAACGCAAGAGCCAGCAGGCTGGTCCTTCATACACTCAGAACTGTCCtgataaagaaaacaaaggaatcTTAGGGTTGAGACAGCATCTAGAAACACAGAGTGAAGACAATGATTCTTCTTTTAGTGACTGTATCTCATCGCCTTCATCTAGCTTGCATTTTGGAGACTCTGACACAGTAACATCTGATGAGGAAAAAGATGCTCCTGTGAGACACCCTCAGGCAGTGCTGAATACTCCAAGCAGAACTCACAGTGCAAGGTCACAAAAGTGGCCTCGGACTGAGGCAGACTCTGTACCTGGGTTACTGATGAAAAGGCCCTGTTTTCACAACAGTTCTTTAAGAAGACTTCCATATAGGAAGAGAGCTGTGAAAACGAGTTCATCACAGCGGACACAGAACCAAAAAGAACGAATTTTAATGCAGAGGAAAAAGCGGGAAGTGTTGGCTCGAAGAAAGTATGCTTTACTCCCcagttccagcagctccagtgagAATGATCTCAGTACTGAATCTTCTTCCAGTTCATCTACTGAAGGGGAGGAGGACTTGTTTGTGTCACCTGGTGAAAACCACCAGAATAGCACAGCTGTTCCTTCAG GAAGTATTGATGAAGATGTTGTGGTGATTGAAGCATCCTCCACTCCCCAAGTCACTGCTAACGAAGAAATAAATGTTACCTCAACAGACAGTGAAGTGGAGATTGTCACAGTTGGTGAAAACTACAG GTCCCGCTCGGCGCTGGGCCACGCGCGCTCGCACTGGGCCGCGGGCTCCAGCTCGCATGCGGCGCGGCCGCCGGAGCAGCGCTCCCGCAGCAGGGTCTCCACCGTCATCCAGCCCCTGCGGCAGAACGCCGCCGAAGTCGTGGACCTCACCGTGGATGAGGATG AGCCGACAGTTGTGCCAACCACATCAGCTCGAGTGGAGCCGCAGGCCGTGAGTTCTGCTTCCACTACCAGCTCCAGTACCTCTACCTCAGAGCAGGCCTCTGATGCAGCTCCCAATGtctccagcagccagccctcTGCAGCACCAGAGACCACTCCCAGTCTccccagtggcagcactgctggcacttCAACTGGAG ATGAAATAAGAAGAGCTGCATCCAATTCGACACTGGAAACTGGCCCTCCAGCCATGCCAAGGCTGCCATCGTGCTGCCCCCAGCATTCTCCTTGTGGAGGGCCTTCACAGACTCATCATGCATTGGGACACCCACATagcagctgcttccagcagcatGGCCACCACTTCCAGcatcaccaccatcaccaccacaACCCTCACCCTGCTGTCCCGCTGTCTCCTTCGTTCAGTGACTCCAGCTGCCCTGTGGAAAGGcctcctcctgtgcctgccccatGTGGAGCAAGCAGCAGTTCTGGCACCACTTACCACGAGCAG caggcaTTGCCAGTAGACTTGAGCAGCAGTGGTATCAGGAGCCACGGCAGCGGCGCTTTCCACGGCACGTCGGCGTTTGACCCGTGCTGCCCCGGCTCCTCGTCGCGCACGGCGCTCTACGGGCACCAGGCGGGCGCTGGGcccagccaggccctgcccatcGACGGCTACGGCTCAGGCATcgtggcacagccacagccacagcccccgCCCCAGGCATCGCTCTCGTCCTGCCGCCACTACATGCACTCTCCTT ATGCTTCCTTGACCAGACCTCTTCACCATCAAGCTTCTGCATGTCCTCACTCTCATGGAAATCCTCCTCCACAGCCACAACCTCCACCTCAAGTGGATTATGTTATCCCTCATCCAGTGCATCCCTTTCATCCTTCGATCTCTTCTCATGCATCTTCTCATCCTGTTCCACCTCCACCCCCAACTCATCCCTTAGCCAATGCAGCTGCTCCAATACCACAGCATCTCCCTGCAACACACCAGCCAATATCCCATCACATCCCAGCCACAGCACCTCCAGCACAGAGGCTACATCCTCATGAAGTGATCCAGAGGATGGAGGTCCAGAGAAGAAGGATGATGCAACACCCAAC ACGTGCTCATGAACGGCCTCCTCCACATCCTCACAGAATGCATCCTAATTATGGTCATGGGCATCACATCCATGTGCCTCAGACTATGTCTTCCCATCCTCGACAGGCTCCAGAGAGATCTGCCTG GGAACTAGGAATTGAAGCTGGTGTGACTGCAGCTACCTACCCTCCAGGGCCCTTGCATCCTCACTTGGCCCACTACCATGCACCTCCTCGACTGCATCACTTGCAAATAGGGGCTCTTCCTCTAATG GTACCAGACATGGCGGGCTACCCTCACATCCGTTACATTTCATCGGGATTGGATGGAACATCATTCAGAGGCCCTTTCAGGGGCAATTTTGAG GAGCTGATTCACTTGGAGGAACGACTAGGCAATGTTAATCGTGGAGCAACACAGGGAACTATAGAAAGATGCACATATCCACATAAATACAAAAAG AGGAAACTGCACTGCAAACAAGATGGGGAGGAAGGaacagaagaagacacagaggAAAAGTGCACCATCTGTTTGTCTATATTGGAGGAAGGTGAAGATGTCAG GCGCCTTCCATGTATGCACCTTTTCCACCAAGTATGTGTAGATCAGTGGTTGATTACTAACAAGAAGTGCCCCATTTGCAGAGTGGACATTGAGGCTCAGCTGCCTAGTGAAAGTTGA
- the RNF111 gene encoding E3 ubiquitin-protein ligase Arkadia isoform X5, which translates to MSKWTPECNIVYTLKADMKSEVPSDAPKRQESLKGILLNPEPIGEAKSFTAEVEMIASKVGNEFSHLCGDSQKQKDMNGNHTDQEKGIVVRKKRKSQQAGPSYTQNCPDKENKGILGLRQHLETQSEDNDSSFSDCISSPSSSLHFGDSDTVTSDEEKDAPVRHPQAVLNTPSRTHSARSQKWPRTEADSVPGLLMKRPCFHNSSLRRLPYRKRAVKTSSSQRTQNQKERILMQRKKREVLARRKYALLPSSSSSSENDLSTESSSSSSTEGEEDLFVSPGENHQNSTAVPSGSIDEDVVVIEASSTPQVTANEEINVTSTDSEVEIVTVGENYRSRSALGHARSHWAAGSSSHAARPPEQRSRSRVSTVIQPLRQNAAEVVDLTVDEDEPTVVPTTSARVEPQAVSSASTTSSSTSTSEQASDAAPNVSSSQPSAAPETTPSLPSGSTAGTSTGDEIRRAASNSTLETGPPAMPRLPSCCPQHSPCGGPSQTHHALGHPHSSCFQQHGHHFQHHHHHHHNPHPAVPLSPSFSDSSCPVERPPPVPAPCGASSSSGTTYHEQQALPVDLSSSGIRSHGSGAFHGTSAFDPCCPGSSSRTALYGHQAGAGPSQALPIDGYGSGIVAQPQPQPPPQASLSSCRHYMHSPYASLTRPLHHQASACPHSHGNPPPQPQPPPQVDYVIPHPVHPFHPSISSHASSHPVPPPPPTHPLANAAAPIPQHLPATHQPISHHIPATAPPAQRLHPHEVIQRMEVQRRRMMQHPTRAHERPPPHPHRMHPNYGHGHHIHVPQTMSSHPRQAPERSAWELGIEAGVTAATYPPGPLHPHLAHYHAPPRLHHLQIGALPLMELIHLEERLGNVNRGATQGTIERCTYPHKYKKVTTDWFSQRKLHCKQDGEEGTEEDTEEKCTICLSILEEGEDVRRLPCMHLFHQVCVDQWLITNKKCPICRVDIEAQLPSES; encoded by the exons ATGTCTAAATGGACTCCTGAATGTAATATAGTTTATACTCTAAAAGCGGATATGAAGAGTGAAGTTCCTTCTGATGCACCAAAGAGACAGGAGAGTCTGAAGGGGATCCTCTTGAACCCTGAGCCTATTGGGGAGGCCAAAAGCTTCACTGCAGAAGTTGAGATGATTGCCAGTAAAGTAGGGAATGAGTTCTCTCACTTGTGTGGTGATTCTCAAAAGCAAAAGGACATGAATGGCAACCATACAGACCAAGAGAAAGGTATTGTGGTGCGAAAAAAACGCAAGAGCCAGCAGGCTGGTCCTTCATACACTCAGAACTGTCCtgataaagaaaacaaaggaatcTTAGGGTTGAGACAGCATCTAGAAACACAGAGTGAAGACAATGATTCTTCTTTTAGTGACTGTATCTCATCGCCTTCATCTAGCTTGCATTTTGGAGACTCTGACACAGTAACATCTGATGAGGAAAAAGATGCTCCTGTGAGACACCCTCAGGCAGTGCTGAATACTCCAAGCAGAACTCACAGTGCAAGGTCACAAAAGTGGCCTCGGACTGAGGCAGACTCTGTACCTGGGTTACTGATGAAAAGGCCCTGTTTTCACAACAGTTCTTTAAGAAGACTTCCATATAGGAAGAGAGCTGTGAAAACGAGTTCATCACAGCGGACACAGAACCAAAAAGAACGAATTTTAATGCAGAGGAAAAAGCGGGAAGTGTTGGCTCGAAGAAAGTATGCTTTACTCCCcagttccagcagctccagtgagAATGATCTCAGTACTGAATCTTCTTCCAGTTCATCTACTGAAGGGGAGGAGGACTTGTTTGTGTCACCTGGTGAAAACCACCAGAATAGCACAGCTGTTCCTTCAG GAAGTATTGATGAAGATGTTGTGGTGATTGAAGCATCCTCCACTCCCCAAGTCACTGCTAACGAAGAAATAAATGTTACCTCAACAGACAGTGAAGTGGAGATTGTCACAGTTGGTGAAAACTACAG GTCCCGCTCGGCGCTGGGCCACGCGCGCTCGCACTGGGCCGCGGGCTCCAGCTCGCATGCGGCGCGGCCGCCGGAGCAGCGCTCCCGCAGCAGGGTCTCCACCGTCATCCAGCCCCTGCGGCAGAACGCCGCCGAAGTCGTGGACCTCACCGTGGATGAGGATG AGCCGACAGTTGTGCCAACCACATCAGCTCGAGTGGAGCCGCAGGCCGTGAGTTCTGCTTCCACTACCAGCTCCAGTACCTCTACCTCAGAGCAGGCCTCTGATGCAGCTCCCAATGtctccagcagccagccctcTGCAGCACCAGAGACCACTCCCAGTCTccccagtggcagcactgctggcacttCAACTGGAG ATGAAATAAGAAGAGCTGCATCCAATTCGACACTGGAAACTGGCCCTCCAGCCATGCCAAGGCTGCCATCGTGCTGCCCCCAGCATTCTCCTTGTGGAGGGCCTTCACAGACTCATCATGCATTGGGACACCCACATagcagctgcttccagcagcatGGCCACCACTTCCAGcatcaccaccatcaccaccacaACCCTCACCCTGCTGTCCCGCTGTCTCCTTCGTTCAGTGACTCCAGCTGCCCTGTGGAAAGGcctcctcctgtgcctgccccatGTGGAGCAAGCAGCAGTTCTGGCACCACTTACCACGAGCAG caggcaTTGCCAGTAGACTTGAGCAGCAGTGGTATCAGGAGCCACGGCAGCGGCGCTTTCCACGGCACGTCGGCGTTTGACCCGTGCTGCCCCGGCTCCTCGTCGCGCACGGCGCTCTACGGGCACCAGGCGGGCGCTGGGcccagccaggccctgcccatcGACGGCTACGGCTCAGGCATcgtggcacagccacagccacagcccccgCCCCAGGCATCGCTCTCGTCCTGCCGCCACTACATGCACTCTCCTT ATGCTTCCTTGACCAGACCTCTTCACCATCAAGCTTCTGCATGTCCTCACTCTCATGGAAATCCTCCTCCACAGCCACAACCTCCACCTCAAGTGGATTATGTTATCCCTCATCCAGTGCATCCCTTTCATCCTTCGATCTCTTCTCATGCATCTTCTCATCCTGTTCCACCTCCACCCCCAACTCATCCCTTAGCCAATGCAGCTGCTCCAATACCACAGCATCTCCCTGCAACACACCAGCCAATATCCCATCACATCCCAGCCACAGCACCTCCAGCACAGAGGCTACATCCTCATGAAGTGATCCAGAGGATGGAGGTCCAGAGAAGAAGGATGATGCAACACCCAAC ACGTGCTCATGAACGGCCTCCTCCACATCCTCACAGAATGCATCCTAATTATGGTCATGGGCATCACATCCATGTGCCTCAGACTATGTCTTCCCATCCTCGACAGGCTCCAGAGAGATCTGCCTG GGAACTAGGAATTGAAGCTGGTGTGACTGCAGCTACCTACCCTCCAGGGCCCTTGCATCCTCACTTGGCCCACTACCATGCACCTCCTCGACTGCATCACTTGCAAATAGGGGCTCTTCCTCTAATG GAGCTGATTCACTTGGAGGAACGACTAGGCAATGTTAATCGTGGAGCAACACAGGGAACTATAGAAAGATGCACATATCCACATAAATACAAAAAG GTAACAACTGATTGGTTCTCACAGAGGAAACTGCACTGCAAACAAGATGGGGAGGAAGGaacagaagaagacacagaggAAAAGTGCACCATCTGTTTGTCTATATTGGAGGAAGGTGAAGATGTCAG GCGCCTTCCATGTATGCACCTTTTCCACCAAGTATGTGTAGATCAGTGGTTGATTACTAACAAGAAGTGCCCCATTTGCAGAGTGGACATTGAGGCTCAGCTGCCTAGTGAAAGTTGA
- the RNF111 gene encoding E3 ubiquitin-protein ligase Arkadia isoform X1, whose product MSKWTPECNIVYTLKADMKSEVPSDAPKRQESLKGILLNPEPIGEAKSFTAEVEMIASKVGNEFSHLCGDSQKQKDMNGNHTDQEKGIVVRKKRKSQQAGPSYTQNCPDKENKGILGLRQHLETQSEDNDSSFSDCISSPSSSLHFGDSDTVTSDEEKDAPVRHPQAVLNTPSRTHSARSQKWPRTEADSVPGLLMKRPCFHNSSLRRLPYRKRAVKTSSSQRTQNQKERILMQRKKREVLARRKYALLPSSSSSSENDLSTESSSSSSTEGEEDLFVSPGENHQNSTAVPSGSIDEDVVVIEASSTPQVTANEEINVTSTDSEVEIVTVGENYRSRSALGHARSHWAAGSSSHAARPPEQRSRSRVSTVIQPLRQNAAEVVDLTVDEDEPTVVPTTSARVEPQAVSSASTTSSSTSTSEQASDAAPNVSSSQPSAAPETTPSLPSGSTAGTSTGDEIRRAASNSTLETGPPAMPRLPSCCPQHSPCGGPSQTHHALGHPHSSCFQQHGHHFQHHHHHHHNPHPAVPLSPSFSDSSCPVERPPPVPAPCGASSSSGTTYHEQQALPVDLSSSGIRSHGSGAFHGTSAFDPCCPGSSSRTALYGHQAGAGPSQALPIDGYGSGIVAQPQPQPPPQASLSSCRHYMHSPYASLTRPLHHQASACPHSHGNPPPQPQPPPQVDYVIPHPVHPFHPSISSHASSHPVPPPPPTHPLANAAAPIPQHLPATHQPISHHIPATAPPAQRLHPHEVIQRMEVQRRRMMQHPTRAHERPPPHPHRMHPNYGHGHHIHVPQTMSSHPRQAPERSAWELGIEAGVTAATYPPGPLHPHLAHYHAPPRLHHLQIGALPLMVPDMAGYPHIRYISSGLDGTSFRGPFRGNFEELIHLEERLGNVNRGATQGTIERCTYPHKYKKVTTDWFSQRKLHCKQDGEEGTEEDTEEKCTICLSILEEGEDVRRLPCMHLFHQVCVDQWLITNKKCPICRVDIEAQLPSES is encoded by the exons ATGTCTAAATGGACTCCTGAATGTAATATAGTTTATACTCTAAAAGCGGATATGAAGAGTGAAGTTCCTTCTGATGCACCAAAGAGACAGGAGAGTCTGAAGGGGATCCTCTTGAACCCTGAGCCTATTGGGGAGGCCAAAAGCTTCACTGCAGAAGTTGAGATGATTGCCAGTAAAGTAGGGAATGAGTTCTCTCACTTGTGTGGTGATTCTCAAAAGCAAAAGGACATGAATGGCAACCATACAGACCAAGAGAAAGGTATTGTGGTGCGAAAAAAACGCAAGAGCCAGCAGGCTGGTCCTTCATACACTCAGAACTGTCCtgataaagaaaacaaaggaatcTTAGGGTTGAGACAGCATCTAGAAACACAGAGTGAAGACAATGATTCTTCTTTTAGTGACTGTATCTCATCGCCTTCATCTAGCTTGCATTTTGGAGACTCTGACACAGTAACATCTGATGAGGAAAAAGATGCTCCTGTGAGACACCCTCAGGCAGTGCTGAATACTCCAAGCAGAACTCACAGTGCAAGGTCACAAAAGTGGCCTCGGACTGAGGCAGACTCTGTACCTGGGTTACTGATGAAAAGGCCCTGTTTTCACAACAGTTCTTTAAGAAGACTTCCATATAGGAAGAGAGCTGTGAAAACGAGTTCATCACAGCGGACACAGAACCAAAAAGAACGAATTTTAATGCAGAGGAAAAAGCGGGAAGTGTTGGCTCGAAGAAAGTATGCTTTACTCCCcagttccagcagctccagtgagAATGATCTCAGTACTGAATCTTCTTCCAGTTCATCTACTGAAGGGGAGGAGGACTTGTTTGTGTCACCTGGTGAAAACCACCAGAATAGCACAGCTGTTCCTTCAG GAAGTATTGATGAAGATGTTGTGGTGATTGAAGCATCCTCCACTCCCCAAGTCACTGCTAACGAAGAAATAAATGTTACCTCAACAGACAGTGAAGTGGAGATTGTCACAGTTGGTGAAAACTACAG GTCCCGCTCGGCGCTGGGCCACGCGCGCTCGCACTGGGCCGCGGGCTCCAGCTCGCATGCGGCGCGGCCGCCGGAGCAGCGCTCCCGCAGCAGGGTCTCCACCGTCATCCAGCCCCTGCGGCAGAACGCCGCCGAAGTCGTGGACCTCACCGTGGATGAGGATG AGCCGACAGTTGTGCCAACCACATCAGCTCGAGTGGAGCCGCAGGCCGTGAGTTCTGCTTCCACTACCAGCTCCAGTACCTCTACCTCAGAGCAGGCCTCTGATGCAGCTCCCAATGtctccagcagccagccctcTGCAGCACCAGAGACCACTCCCAGTCTccccagtggcagcactgctggcacttCAACTGGAG ATGAAATAAGAAGAGCTGCATCCAATTCGACACTGGAAACTGGCCCTCCAGCCATGCCAAGGCTGCCATCGTGCTGCCCCCAGCATTCTCCTTGTGGAGGGCCTTCACAGACTCATCATGCATTGGGACACCCACATagcagctgcttccagcagcatGGCCACCACTTCCAGcatcaccaccatcaccaccacaACCCTCACCCTGCTGTCCCGCTGTCTCCTTCGTTCAGTGACTCCAGCTGCCCTGTGGAAAGGcctcctcctgtgcctgccccatGTGGAGCAAGCAGCAGTTCTGGCACCACTTACCACGAGCAG caggcaTTGCCAGTAGACTTGAGCAGCAGTGGTATCAGGAGCCACGGCAGCGGCGCTTTCCACGGCACGTCGGCGTTTGACCCGTGCTGCCCCGGCTCCTCGTCGCGCACGGCGCTCTACGGGCACCAGGCGGGCGCTGGGcccagccaggccctgcccatcGACGGCTACGGCTCAGGCATcgtggcacagccacagccacagcccccgCCCCAGGCATCGCTCTCGTCCTGCCGCCACTACATGCACTCTCCTT ATGCTTCCTTGACCAGACCTCTTCACCATCAAGCTTCTGCATGTCCTCACTCTCATGGAAATCCTCCTCCACAGCCACAACCTCCACCTCAAGTGGATTATGTTATCCCTCATCCAGTGCATCCCTTTCATCCTTCGATCTCTTCTCATGCATCTTCTCATCCTGTTCCACCTCCACCCCCAACTCATCCCTTAGCCAATGCAGCTGCTCCAATACCACAGCATCTCCCTGCAACACACCAGCCAATATCCCATCACATCCCAGCCACAGCACCTCCAGCACAGAGGCTACATCCTCATGAAGTGATCCAGAGGATGGAGGTCCAGAGAAGAAGGATGATGCAACACCCAAC ACGTGCTCATGAACGGCCTCCTCCACATCCTCACAGAATGCATCCTAATTATGGTCATGGGCATCACATCCATGTGCCTCAGACTATGTCTTCCCATCCTCGACAGGCTCCAGAGAGATCTGCCTG GGAACTAGGAATTGAAGCTGGTGTGACTGCAGCTACCTACCCTCCAGGGCCCTTGCATCCTCACTTGGCCCACTACCATGCACCTCCTCGACTGCATCACTTGCAAATAGGGGCTCTTCCTCTAATG GTACCAGACATGGCGGGCTACCCTCACATCCGTTACATTTCATCGGGATTGGATGGAACATCATTCAGAGGCCCTTTCAGGGGCAATTTTGAG GAGCTGATTCACTTGGAGGAACGACTAGGCAATGTTAATCGTGGAGCAACACAGGGAACTATAGAAAGATGCACATATCCACATAAATACAAAAAG GTAACAACTGATTGGTTCTCACAGAGGAAACTGCACTGCAAACAAGATGGGGAGGAAGGaacagaagaagacacagaggAAAAGTGCACCATCTGTTTGTCTATATTGGAGGAAGGTGAAGATGTCAG GCGCCTTCCATGTATGCACCTTTTCCACCAAGTATGTGTAGATCAGTGGTTGATTACTAACAAGAAGTGCCCCATTTGCAGAGTGGACATTGAGGCTCAGCTGCCTAGTGAAAGTTGA